Proteins encoded together in one Janthinobacterium tructae window:
- a CDS encoding EAL domain-containing protein, translating to MAFPVLKNYLARLSHQTQAGTSVWLDGEGRALGRFFNCTMTSAFQPLRELDSGKLVAFEGLARSVSKADEGLSLWRLLDHAASDDESVELDRLCRMLHAINFFRQGEAEQSDLYLNVHDRLLSAVSSNHGHAFQRILDALGLPIERIVLQLPTVTPNQGWLLNYVADNYRRNGFRLAINVASVQEATGMLERLHPHAFKLDAGNLSDEQAVASFVTVCHAAKIRVIFKRLDTPAALAALQRVATITGLPIVAQGYLLDKPLTALAQANRDVAASAAAAQGA from the coding sequence ATGGCATTTCCCGTCCTGAAAAATTACCTGGCCCGTTTGTCGCATCAAACCCAGGCCGGCACCAGCGTCTGGCTCGACGGGGAGGGCAGGGCGCTGGGGCGCTTTTTCAATTGCACCATGACCAGCGCCTTCCAGCCGCTGCGCGAACTGGACAGCGGCAAGCTGGTGGCGTTCGAGGGCCTGGCGCGCAGCGTGTCGAAGGCGGACGAGGGCTTGTCGCTGTGGCGTTTGCTCGATCACGCGGCCAGCGACGACGAATCCGTCGAGCTGGACCGGCTGTGCCGCATGCTGCACGCCATCAATTTCTTTCGCCAGGGCGAAGCGGAGCAGTCCGACCTGTACCTGAACGTGCATGACCGCCTGCTGAGCGCCGTCAGCAGCAATCACGGCCACGCCTTCCAGCGCATCCTCGACGCGCTGGGCTTGCCCATCGAGCGCATCGTGCTGCAATTGCCGACGGTGACGCCGAACCAGGGTTGGCTGCTCAACTACGTGGCCGACAATTACCGACGCAACGGTTTCCGCCTGGCCATCAACGTGGCCAGCGTGCAGGAGGCCACAGGCATGCTGGAGCGTCTGCACCCGCATGCGTTCAAGCTTGACGCGGGCAACCTCAGCGACGAGCAAGCCGTTGCCAGCTTCGTCACCGTGTGCCATGCGGCGAAAATCCGCGTTATTTTTAAACGCCTCGACACGCCGGCGGCGCTGGCCGCGCTGCAGCGCGTCGCTACCATCACGGGCTTGCCCATCGTGGCCCAGGGCTATTTATTGGATAAGCCGTTGACGGCGCTGGCGCAGGCAAACCGCGACGTGGCGGCCAGCGCGGCGGCCGCCCAGGGCGCCTGA
- a CDS encoding LuxR family transcriptional regulator: MIVPTMENDGADPVIAAFYRAALEPGQWDAALSAFARLAGGDVACCFLKAEAGLAPSRAHISGLDEQAWEAGYRRYYHAIDPGYTVLVRGAPGRMYLMQDYIGERAVARSEYFQDFYLRAGLRYSCSGTLSDGSGLTILSAHRTAGQGRYDKRTRLQLQRVLDHLPNVFRLRDTAQQAQVHGALAWAALDELPRAILLVDACLQLVFMNRAAQCLLCGPPLVPALVAATATIVLRGGSVGLRASPLQQRLAQRVRQVCAGQACASPAPLYLADGAGRPALEIGILPLPIPAGMGACGDAARLAMLVLRPLFRTAARPWPLAAERPCGLTAAQWALAQALADGVEPTDYARRHGVRISTVRSQIQAILAKTGTRRSSEIASLFSAMEWGAGTPP; this comes from the coding sequence GTGATCGTACCGACGATGGAAAATGACGGCGCCGATCCAGTCATTGCCGCTTTTTACCGGGCGGCACTGGAGCCTGGGCAGTGGGATGCCGCCCTGAGCGCGTTCGCGCGGCTGGCGGGCGGTGACGTCGCCTGCTGTTTTCTGAAGGCCGAGGCGGGCCTGGCGCCGTCGCGCGCGCATATCAGTGGCCTGGACGAGCAGGCCTGGGAAGCGGGCTACCGCCGCTACTACCATGCGATCGACCCCGGCTATACGGTGCTGGTGCGTGGCGCACCCGGCCGCATGTATCTGATGCAGGACTACATCGGCGAGCGGGCCGTGGCCCGCAGCGAATACTTCCAGGACTTTTATCTGCGCGCGGGCCTGCGCTATTCCTGCAGCGGCACCCTCAGCGACGGCAGCGGCCTGACCATCCTGTCGGCGCACCGGACGGCGGGGCAAGGGCGCTACGATAAGCGCACGCGGCTGCAATTGCAGCGCGTGCTCGACCACTTGCCGAATGTGTTCCGCCTGCGCGACACGGCGCAGCAGGCCCAGGTGCACGGCGCGCTGGCCTGGGCGGCGCTCGACGAGTTGCCGCGTGCCATCTTGCTGGTTGATGCATGCCTGCAACTGGTTTTCATGAATCGCGCCGCGCAGTGCCTGCTGTGCGGCCCGCCGCTGGTGCCAGCCCTGGTGGCGGCCACGGCCACCATCGTGCTGCGTGGCGGCAGCGTGGGCTTGCGCGCCAGCCCGCTGCAGCAGCGGCTGGCCCAGCGCGTGCGCCAGGTGTGCGCGGGCCAGGCCTGCGCCAGCCCCGCGCCCCTGTACCTGGCCGATGGCGCGGGCCGGCCCGCGCTGGAAATCGGCATCCTGCCCTTGCCCATTCCGGCGGGGATGGGCGCGTGCGGCGATGCCGCGCGCCTGGCGATGCTGGTGCTGCGGCCCCTGTTCCGCACGGCGGCGCGGCCGTGGCCGCTGGCCGCGGAACGCCCGTGCGGCCTGACGGCGGCGCAATGGGCGCTGGCGCAGGCGCTGGCCGATGGCGTCGAACCGACCGACTATGCGCGGCGCCACGGCGTGCGCATCAGTACCGTACGCAGCCAGATCCAGGCCATCCTGGCCAAGACGGGCACGCGCCGCAGCAGCGAGATCGCCAGCCTGTTCAGCGCCATGGAGTGGGGCGCCGGCACGCCGCCATAA
- a CDS encoding LytR/AlgR family response regulator transcription factor, whose protein sequence is MNTSILIAEDEPLMRERLQMLLAQAWPEAQVVLVAENGNDAWDGFLEHEPDVVFLDIRMPGLSGLEVAERIGKRAHVVFVTAYDQYAVDAFDAGAVDYLLKPVQAERLQRALARLRDKLGAQPADMANLLQSLRAALPAPPRDKLKWIKASVGKQIRLIDIDDVLFFQADTKYTRVVLAGSEALVRTPLKDLLGGLDPEQFWQIHRGTMVNVKAIEAAERIDAERMQVLVRGSTEKLPVSRTFTYLFRD, encoded by the coding sequence ATGAACACTTCCATCCTGATCGCCGAAGACGAACCCCTGATGCGCGAGCGCCTGCAAATGCTGCTGGCGCAAGCCTGGCCCGAGGCGCAAGTCGTGCTGGTGGCGGAAAACGGCAACGACGCCTGGGACGGTTTCCTTGAGCACGAGCCGGACGTGGTCTTCCTCGACATCCGCATGCCTGGCCTGTCGGGCCTGGAAGTGGCCGAGCGCATCGGCAAGCGCGCCCACGTGGTGTTCGTCACGGCCTACGACCAGTACGCCGTCGATGCCTTCGACGCGGGCGCCGTCGATTATCTGTTGAAACCCGTGCAGGCCGAGCGGCTGCAGCGGGCGCTGGCCCGGCTGCGCGACAAGCTCGGTGCGCAGCCGGCCGACATGGCCAATTTATTGCAGTCGCTGCGCGCCGCCTTGCCGGCGCCGCCGCGCGACAAGTTGAAATGGATCAAGGCCAGCGTGGGCAAGCAGATCCGCCTGATCGACATCGACGACGTGCTGTTCTTCCAGGCCGACACCAAATACACGCGCGTGGTGCTGGCCGGCTCGGAAGCGCTGGTGCGCACGCCGCTGAAGGATTTGCTGGGCGGGCTCGATCCGGAACAGTTCTGGCAAATCCACCGCGGCACCATGGTCAACGTGAAAGCCATCGAGGCGGCCGAACGCATCGACGCCGAGCGCATGCAGGTACTGGTGCGTGGCAGCACGGAAAAGCTGCCCGTCAGCCGCACGTTTACGTATCTGTTTCGCGATTAG
- a CDS encoding GNAT family N-acetyltransferase, with amino-acid sequence MSLEIRIATSTDAFEACNVLRRSIVECCSLDHRGDPAILEAWLGNKTPQMVACWFASPTNFSLVAVEQGAVVGVGLLTRAGKLALCYLLPEAQGKGGGKALVEQLEAQAREWGIKALQLHSTASSQAFFVRQGYLEAGNVRSPYGVETIFCWKQIDPAGIASGDPKRKRFCNCNSA; translated from the coding sequence ATGAGTCTTGAAATTCGTATTGCAACATCGACCGACGCTTTCGAGGCGTGCAACGTATTACGACGCTCCATCGTCGAATGCTGCAGCCTCGATCATCGGGGCGATCCTGCCATCCTGGAAGCCTGGCTGGGCAATAAAACACCGCAGATGGTGGCGTGCTGGTTTGCGTCGCCTACCAATTTTTCGCTGGTCGCAGTCGAGCAGGGCGCCGTCGTCGGCGTCGGCTTGCTGACGCGTGCCGGCAAGCTGGCCCTGTGCTACCTGCTGCCCGAGGCGCAAGGCAAGGGCGGCGGCAAGGCCTTGGTGGAACAACTGGAAGCGCAGGCGCGCGAGTGGGGCATCAAGGCCCTGCAATTGCACAGCACGGCCAGCAGCCAGGCCTTTTTCGTCAGGCAGGGGTATCTTGAGGCGGGCAATGTGCGTTCGCCGTATGGCGTGGAAACGATTTTCTGCTGGAAACAGATTGACCCCGCAGGGATCGCTAGCGGCGACCCCAAGCGCAAGCGCTTTTGCAACTGCAATTCGGCCTGA
- a CDS encoding sulfate ABC transporter substrate-binding protein has product MTHSNAVSTAAATFTRRSRRWFLASALAASAAAMSLPMSVSAAEPVVLLNASYDVMRELFKDVNPAFIADWKAKTGETITIKQSHGGSSKQARSVADGLEASVVTMNQANDIDILVDRGLVVADWAKKFPNNAAPFYSTMVYLVRKGNPKHIKDWDDLAKPGIKVIVPNPKTSGNGRYTYLAAWGYAVKKGGSEAQARELVTKLFKNVPVLDGGGRGATTTFTQREIGDVLVTFENEVQLVRAEFGDNFEVVYPSISILAESPVAVVDKVVDRRGVRKEATAYLQYLYSEAGQELVAKHYLRPRSAAVAKKYAASFKPISLFTIDDVFGGWKQAQKKHFDDGGEFDKIYQK; this is encoded by the coding sequence ATGACCCATTCCAACGCCGTATCGACTGCCGCAGCGACATTCACCCGACGCTCGCGCCGCTGGTTCCTGGCCAGCGCCCTGGCCGCTTCTGCCGCCGCCATGAGCCTGCCCATGAGCGTGTCCGCCGCCGAACCCGTGGTCTTGCTGAACGCTTCGTACGACGTGATGCGCGAATTGTTCAAGGATGTGAATCCCGCGTTTATTGCTGATTGGAAAGCCAAAACGGGCGAAACCATCACCATCAAGCAGTCGCACGGCGGCTCGAGCAAACAGGCGCGCTCCGTCGCCGATGGCCTGGAAGCGTCCGTCGTGACCATGAACCAGGCGAATGACATCGATATCCTCGTCGATCGCGGCCTGGTGGTGGCCGACTGGGCCAAGAAATTCCCGAACAATGCGGCGCCGTTCTACTCCACCATGGTGTACCTGGTGCGCAAAGGCAACCCGAAACACATCAAGGATTGGGACGACCTGGCCAAGCCCGGCATCAAGGTCATCGTGCCGAACCCGAAAACCTCGGGCAACGGCCGCTACACGTATCTGGCAGCCTGGGGTTATGCCGTGAAAAAAGGCGGCAGCGAAGCGCAGGCGCGCGAACTGGTGACCAAGCTGTTCAAGAACGTGCCCGTGCTCGACGGCGGCGGCCGCGGCGCCACCACCACGTTTACCCAGCGTGAAATCGGCGACGTGCTGGTGACGTTCGAAAATGAAGTGCAACTGGTGCGCGCCGAATTCGGCGACAACTTCGAAGTGGTGTATCCAAGCATCTCCATCCTGGCCGAGTCGCCGGTGGCCGTCGTCGACAAGGTGGTCGACCGCCGCGGCGTGCGCAAGGAAGCCACGGCCTACCTGCAATACCTGTACTCGGAAGCGGGACAGGAACTGGTCGCCAAGCACTACCTGCGCCCCCGTTCGGCGGCAGTGGCGAAGAAATACGCGGCCAGCTTCAAGCCGATCAGCCTGTTTACCATCGATGATGTGTTTGGCGGCTGGAAACAGGCGCAAAAGAAACATTTTGACGACGGTGGCGAGTTCGACAAGATTTATCAGAAGTAA
- a CDS encoding TOBE domain-containing protein gives MAISEVNVRNQFRGKIKEIIFGPVVSEVDVETPHGIVTSVITSRSIKDLDLKVGSEVIALVKSTEVSIAKIQ, from the coding sequence ATGGCTATCTCGGAAGTGAATGTACGCAACCAGTTTCGTGGCAAGATCAAGGAAATCATCTTTGGCCCCGTGGTCTCGGAAGTGGACGTGGAAACGCCGCACGGCATCGTCACCTCGGTGATCACCTCGCGCTCGATCAAGGACCTGGACTTGAAAGTGGGCAGCGAAGTCATCGCCCTGGTGAAATCGACGGAAGTATCGATCGCCAAGATCCAGTAA
- a CDS encoding class II glutamine amidotransferase, translated as MCQLLAMNSSKPAALGFSFAGFAERGGRTDEHRDGWGIAYHSSRGCTLLTDHLAAIDSPLAATVQQHPVKAKNIVAHIRKATHGRIAPENTHPFARELWGKTWSFAHNGDLKTWRPPANAYYRASGDTDSEQAFCHLLARLRTQFPAGEPARAALRAAIGEVARELAAHGSFNFILSDGDLLFAHCSTHLHYVIREYPFSVAQLIDCERSIDFRQHNHLDDRIAVIATHPLTQNEDWLAFAPGELKLFAGGTLLPANDSAPQDVYIQISY; from the coding sequence ATGTGCCAGTTACTCGCAATGAACAGCAGCAAGCCGGCCGCGCTGGGATTTTCCTTTGCCGGTTTTGCCGAACGGGGCGGCCGCACGGACGAGCACCGCGACGGCTGGGGCATCGCCTATCATTCCAGTCGCGGCTGTACCTTGCTGACGGACCACCTGGCGGCCATCGATTCACCGCTGGCCGCCACCGTGCAGCAGCATCCCGTGAAGGCGAAAAACATCGTCGCGCACATCCGCAAGGCCACGCATGGCCGCATCGCACCGGAAAACACCCACCCGTTCGCCCGCGAACTGTGGGGCAAGACCTGGTCCTTCGCCCACAATGGCGACTTGAAAACCTGGCGCCCGCCCGCCAATGCCTACTACCGCGCCAGCGGCGACACGGACAGCGAACAGGCCTTCTGCCACCTGCTGGCCCGCTTGCGCACGCAGTTTCCCGCAGGTGAACCGGCGCGCGCGGCCTTGCGCGCCGCCATCGGCGAGGTGGCGCGTGAGCTTGCCGCGCACGGCAGCTTCAATTTCATCCTGTCGGACGGCGACCTGCTGTTTGCCCACTGTTCCACGCATTTGCACTACGTGATACGCGAATACCCGTTTTCCGTGGCGCAACTGATCGACTGCGAGCGCAGCATCGACTTTCGCCAGCACAACCACCTGGACGACCGCATCGCCGTCATCGCCACGCATCCGCTGACGCAAAACGAAGATTGGCTGGCGTTCGCGCCCGGCGAACTGAAACTGTTTGCCGGCGGCACCTTGCTGCCAGCAAACGATAGCGCGCCGCAAGACGTGTATATCCAGATCAGTTACTGA
- a CDS encoding sensor histidine kinase, translating into MLKKYTDWYRSIDEETLRVLKHPELAEQVQGRVRRYVAMKLVKLTPIERQQLHDFLLKYRGAGFYIAAFKLMLLFSAIGLALHLLLPARFELLKALAFSNGLGFALAWGLVGVWFNYRSSVRNKFKRLLLIVSTCAAGVAAGVLLAGWSDTGSMGMAFERLLRVGGIALLVAGLFYMVPLAIVTSWRNRQYEALTVQLQQDAERDRLARELSESQLRLLRAQIEPHFLFNTLGAVQQLAEQGAPRAAALTADLIAFLRASLAEMRSEQVPLQSEFDMVAAYLRVMQARMGSRLRYVLDLPAEFAHATIPSMILLTLAENAIKHGIEPSLRGGEIRLSALRVGGMLCLRVQDTGMGLPASGAGSVPGGGLGLENVRSRLLLSDPSASLSLRDGEEGGVIAEIVLSINIASSLKEPAA; encoded by the coding sequence GTGTTAAAAAAATATACGGACTGGTACCGCAGCATCGACGAAGAAACGCTGCGTGTGCTGAAACATCCCGAGCTGGCGGAGCAGGTCCAGGGTAGAGTGCGCCGCTACGTCGCCATGAAGCTGGTCAAGCTGACGCCGATAGAGCGTCAGCAATTGCATGATTTCCTGCTCAAGTACCGCGGCGCCGGTTTCTATATTGCCGCGTTCAAGCTGATGCTGCTGTTCAGCGCCATCGGCCTCGCCCTGCACCTGCTGCTGCCGGCCAGATTCGAATTGCTGAAGGCCCTGGCTTTCAGCAACGGCCTGGGTTTTGCGCTGGCGTGGGGTCTGGTGGGCGTCTGGTTCAATTACCGCAGTTCCGTGCGCAACAAGTTCAAGAGACTCTTGCTGATCGTTTCGACCTGCGCGGCAGGGGTAGCGGCTGGCGTGCTGCTGGCCGGTTGGAGCGATACCGGTTCCATGGGCATGGCCTTCGAGCGCTTGCTGCGCGTGGGCGGCATCGCCTTGCTGGTGGCCGGTTTGTTTTACATGGTGCCGCTGGCGATCGTGACCAGCTGGCGCAACCGCCAGTACGAAGCGCTGACGGTGCAGCTGCAGCAGGATGCCGAGCGCGACCGACTGGCGCGCGAACTGAGCGAATCTCAGCTGCGCCTGCTGCGCGCGCAGATCGAGCCACATTTCCTGTTCAATACCCTGGGCGCCGTGCAGCAGCTGGCCGAGCAGGGCGCGCCCAGGGCAGCGGCGCTGACGGCCGACCTGATCGCCTTCCTGCGCGCCAGCCTGGCGGAGATGCGCAGCGAGCAAGTGCCCTTGCAAAGCGAGTTCGACATGGTGGCCGCGTATTTGCGCGTGATGCAGGCGCGCATGGGCTCGCGCCTGCGCTATGTGCTGGACTTGCCGGCCGAGTTTGCGCACGCGACGATACCCAGCATGATCTTGCTGACCCTGGCGGAAAATGCCATCAAGCACGGTATTGAACCATCGTTGCGCGGTGGCGAGATCCGCCTCTCGGCGCTGCGGGTGGGCGGCATGCTGTGCCTGCGCGTGCAGGATACGGGCATGGGCTTGCCGGCAAGCGGTGCGGGCAGCGTACCCGGAGGCGGCCTGGGCCTGGAAAACGTGCGCAGCCGGCTGTTGCTGTCCGATCCGTCTGCCAGCCTGAGCCTGCGCGATGGCGAAGAAGGCGGCGTGATCGCTGAAATAGTGTTGTCCATTAACATTGCATCCAGCCTGAAGGAACCCGCCGCATGA
- a CDS encoding YcbK family protein has translation MASRRNFLHHGMGLAALGLVATPLIGCASRTAAPASASASAKPRAPRTGVPPQPTQLASVDRSITSQSGQAITEMEPPPDIFDAQALDLEFWLKPRTLEVVRPASNEKAKLLYWKDGEVIDSAYQELCHLLRDVNGKKTAPIDPKLLETLWGTQAFVARYGIEQPLEILSGYRTAESNSRLREAGVPAARQSLHISGRAADIRVANLNAEVLGSLVRSFKQGGVGFYYRSGPRGGWIHADTGLQRVWKG, from the coding sequence ATGGCATCGCGCAGAAATTTTCTACATCACGGTATGGGCCTGGCCGCGCTGGGCCTGGTAGCTACTCCTCTCATCGGCTGCGCTTCGCGCACGGCCGCTCCCGCCTCGGCTTCGGCCAGCGCCAAGCCACGCGCACCGCGCACGGGCGTGCCGCCCCAGCCGACGCAACTGGCCAGCGTCGACCGTTCGATCACTTCGCAGTCGGGCCAGGCCATCACGGAAATGGAACCGCCTCCGGACATCTTCGATGCGCAGGCGCTGGACCTGGAATTCTGGCTCAAGCCGCGCACCCTGGAAGTGGTGCGCCCGGCCAGCAATGAAAAGGCGAAATTGCTGTACTGGAAAGATGGCGAAGTCATCGATTCGGCCTACCAGGAGCTGTGCCACTTGCTGCGCGACGTGAACGGCAAGAAGACGGCGCCCATCGACCCGAAACTGCTGGAAACCCTGTGGGGTACGCAAGCGTTCGTGGCCCGCTACGGCATCGAGCAGCCGCTGGAGATCCTGTCGGGCTACCGCACGGCCGAGTCGAACAGCCGCCTGCGCGAAGCGGGCGTGCCGGCCGCGCGCCAGTCGCTGCACATCTCGGGCCGCGCCGCCGACATCCGCGTGGCGAATCTGAACGCGGAAGTGCTCGGTTCGCTGGTGCGCAGCTTCAAGCAGGGCGGCGTGGGCTTCTATTACCGCTCCGGTCCGCGTGGCGGCTGGATTCATGCGGATACGGGATTGCAGCGCGTCTGGAAGGGCTAA
- a CDS encoding PACE efflux transporter, with product MQGIKRKIVYITAFEIIGMAISTAWLTLLSGESPTSTGPLAIMITTIAVIWNLLYNTAFEYWEIRQVSRTRTVWRRILHAIGFQITLVIYLIPLIAWWLNISLWQAFVLDFALMLIIPCYSFIFNYFFDGLFGVPLSAQQPKEEPGNVQAASLSN from the coding sequence ATGCAAGGCATCAAACGCAAAATCGTCTACATCACCGCCTTTGAAATCATCGGCATGGCCATTTCCACGGCCTGGCTGACCCTGCTTTCGGGCGAGTCGCCCACCAGCACGGGCCCGCTGGCGATCATGATCACGACCATCGCCGTGATCTGGAACCTGCTCTACAACACGGCCTTCGAATACTGGGAAATCCGCCAGGTGTCGCGCACGCGCACCGTCTGGCGCCGCATCCTGCACGCGATCGGCTTCCAGATCACGCTGGTGATTTACCTGATCCCGCTGATCGCCTGGTGGCTCAACATCAGCCTGTGGCAAGCCTTCGTGCTGGACTTCGCGCTGATGCTGATCATCCCGTGCTACAGCTTCATCTTCAACTACTTCTTCGACGGCCTGTTCGGCGTGCCGCTGTCGGCGCAGCAGCCCAAGGAAGAGCCCGGCAACGTTCAGGCTGCGTCGTTGAGCAACTGA
- a CDS encoding LysR family transcriptional regulator — protein sequence MKLSSHNIELFLAVVDGGSFSSAARALRRAPSAVSMAMANIEAELGIALFDRGAREAVPTPAALALLPHARLIAEQLKQLHLHVQELSQGLESRISLGIAAELDHTPFLAAVRALSQRHPLLDIEVLTAPQDDVLDMLHRGRISACMAFAGGRINHEEQFQLVGSDALLAIISTQHPPDVAGRPLYIEELVNLRQIIVASRELDLADARPVVGLSYWRTDSLPMALAMVEAGLGWGNFAASAIAHSLAAGRVRRVAFKNTGNGLVVPIHLVWMRDRPLGMAARSFLQLLNDAA from the coding sequence ATGAAACTCTCCAGCCATAACATCGAACTGTTCCTGGCCGTCGTCGACGGCGGTTCGTTTTCGTCAGCCGCGCGTGCCTTGCGGCGGGCGCCGTCCGCCGTCAGCATGGCGATGGCCAACATCGAGGCGGAACTGGGCATCGCCCTGTTTGACCGGGGTGCGCGCGAAGCCGTGCCCACGCCGGCCGCGCTGGCGCTGCTGCCGCATGCGCGCCTGATCGCTGAACAGCTGAAACAGTTGCACTTGCACGTGCAGGAATTGTCGCAGGGTCTGGAAAGCCGCATTTCGCTGGGCATCGCGGCCGAGCTCGACCATACGCCTTTTCTGGCCGCCGTGCGCGCGCTGTCGCAGCGCCATCCGCTGCTCGACATCGAGGTGCTGACAGCGCCGCAGGACGATGTGCTCGACATGCTGCACCGGGGCCGCATCAGTGCCTGCATGGCCTTCGCTGGCGGGCGCATCAATCACGAGGAACAGTTCCAGCTGGTGGGCAGTGACGCCTTGCTGGCGATTATCTCCACCCAGCATCCGCCCGACGTGGCGGGCCGGCCCCTGTATATCGAGGAATTGGTGAATTTGCGCCAGATCATCGTGGCCAGCCGCGAACTCGACCTGGCCGATGCGCGCCCCGTGGTGGGCTTGTCTTACTGGCGCACGGACAGCTTGCCGATGGCGCTGGCGATGGTGGAGGCGGGACTGGGGTGGGGCAATTTTGCCGCCTCGGCCATCGCCCATTCCCTGGCGGCGGGGCGGGTGCGCCGCGTGGCGTTCAAGAATACGGGCAATGGCCTGGTCGTGCCCATCCACCTGGTGTGGATGAGGGACCGGCCGCTGGGCATGGCGGCGCGGTCCTTTCTTCAGTTGCTCAACGACGCAGCCTGA